A genomic region of Pseudorca crassidens isolate mPseCra1 chromosome 10, mPseCra1.hap1, whole genome shotgun sequence contains the following coding sequences:
- the TNNC1 gene encoding troponin C, slow skeletal and cardiac muscles: MDDIYKAAVEQLTEEQKNEFKAAFDIFVLGAEDGCISTKELGKVMRMLGQNPTPEELQEMIDEVDEDGSGTVDFDEFLVMMVRCMKDDSKGKSEEELSDLFRMFDKNTDGYIDLEELKIMLQATGETITEDDIEELMKDGDKNNDGRIDYDEFLEFMKGVE, translated from the exons ATGGATGACATCTACAAGGCTGCG GTAGAGCAGCTGACAGAAGAGCAGAAAAATG AGTTCAAGGCAGCCTTTGACATCTTCGTGCTGGGCGCTGAGGATGGCTGCATCAGCACCAAGGAGCTGGGCAAAGTGATGAGGATGCTGGGGCAGAACCCCACACCTGAGGAGTTACAGGAGATGATTGACGAGGTGGATGAGGATG GCAGCGGCACAGTGGACTTTGATGAGTTCTTGGTCATGATGGTTCGGTGCATGAAGGATGACAGCAAAGGAAAGTCTGAGGAGGAGCTTTCTGACCTCTTCCGCATGTTTGACAA AAACACTGACGGCTACATCGACCTGGAGGAGCTGAAGATCATGCTTCAGGCTACGGGTGAGACCATCACAGAGGACGACATTGAGGAGCTCATGAAGGATGGTGACAAGAACAACGATGGCCGCATTGACTATGACG AGTTCCTGGAATTCATGAAGGGGGTGGAGTAG